The sequence ATGAGTGAGACCAAAGATGTTAGGGAAGTACGCCGTCGCACCCATCAGCGCATCGCCTTCATCAGAAGAGGGCTCGCCGAGGCGCGTCGTTTGACGGGAGCACCTGAAGATGTACCGCCGCTCGTCCTTTTGAGGGAAGCCAGAAGAAAGGGAGGACGCGCGGCGACGGTGGCCAAGCGGGTGCTTTCGCTCGCCTGGCGAGTGGCGCTGGACAACCGGTCGCTCGCAGCGAGTTACATACGGAAGCGTCTCGAACGCAATTGGGTGGCGCATGATCTGGTGTGGGACGATCTCGAGCAGGTGGCGCTCCTCGCGCTGATGGAAGCGGCGCTTCATGCGGACCCCGGGAAGGGCACCTTCACCACTATCGCCTGGCACTACCTGCGCCAAAAGTTCGATCGAGAAGTGCTCCGCGCGGGGTTGCTCCTGAAGTTGCCTCCCCAAGCGCTTGAAAAGCGAAATGGTGCGAACGGATTCGTCCATTGGCTGAAACAAAGATCTCCCGATCTCATTCTCAGGGTGGAAAATGTGCTGACCGGCCGCGGCATTTTGCGCTTGAGCCAGCCTCTGTACGAAGACGACCAGGCACCTTTTGAGACGGTTTTCACGGGCAATGGCGTTTCCGGCGGGAACGGAGCAAGCGGTTTCGATTTCGGCAACAACGAAAGCGATGTTTCGGAATTACTTTCCGACCTGCGAAGCGATCCCGAAGAGGAAGCGGCCGCACGGGAAAAGCGCAGGATAGTGGCGCTTGCGTTGAGGGAATTGCCGCCTCGCTGGCGGGAGGTTATCCTGTTGCGCCTCGAAGGGTGCACCCTCGCCGAAATAGGACGGAAAATGGGCATCTCCCGGGAGCGGGTGCGTCAGATCGAAAAGCGCGCGGTGCAAAGGATTCGTGCCAAGCTCAGACGCACAGCGGTGCGATGTCTTGAACGCCCGAGCGCTTAAACGGAGAGCGTCATCGTCGGACCGCGCCGCATCATTGTTTGTTGCACTCCGCGCAGATCTGCGGGCGAAGGGGGATGCTTCGGGTCGCGAAGAACCTTCTCCACGAAAGCGCAGAAAGTGCGTTTCAGAAAGTCCTCCACCTGGCGCAGGTCGCTCCCGGCTATCCGCACATGGAATTTCGCCAGGCTTTCCGCGAGGATGGAACGGATGAGATCTCCGGCTGTTTCGTTTGTCTCCTCGGGGAAAAGGTAGGCTCCCACCGTGAGGGTGCGGTTCTCCTTAATTTCCCCGATAAGGGCCTCGCATTCTTTGGCTACGAACTGGCCATCCGTGACCACGAAGAGAATGAGCGGCCGGTTCTGTTCATAGCACTCCCGGTAGGCGGAAAACCCCTCATTGGCGAGGGTGCGAATGCGGGCCAGCCTTTCGAGCAACCGTTCCCGCCCTCCCTCCGCGAGGGGCAGAATTAGAGCTTTCTCACCGTGTCCTTCGAAAGTTGTTCCCGTTGCGTACAGGTTGAAGCGGACGGGTATGCGCTGTTTGGCCAATCCCTCGGCGAACCCCTGGAGGAACGCCATGAGCTCCGCACCCTTTTCGAGGGGATAACCGTCCATGGATCCGCTTGCGTCGAGCACCGCATCGACTGTGAAGGGAGGTGGGGCGCCTCCTCCGCGGGGTGTTTCCACCCTGAAGACTCTGGGATCACGCCGGGATGTCCCCGCGCTTACGGCGCGCACATACCGCCGCACATCGAACCGCCTGCCTCGCTCATCGAAGTCGTAATCCTCATTCAGGGAGAGCTCGCGTTCGGTTGTGAGAGCTACTCGCCGTCCGGCGACCACTCCGCGCCGGTAAGCTTCCTCTACGGCCTTGTGCCGTTCTTTGAGCTGATGTGGAGGCATCTTCCCTCGGAGAAAGTAATGTTCCTCCGCAAGCTTTCTCTCATAATGCCTATCTTTCGCCCTCCACCTGAGAAAAAGATGAGCCTCTCGCGAGGAAGATTGTCTTTCGTCTCGAGCGTCGCTTTCCGCGGCCTCATCGATGATACGCAACCGAGTTTCGTCGAGATCCTGCTCGAGCGCTTCGAGATCAGCAGATTCATCGGGTTCGGAGGGGAGGGTCTCATCATCGCTCACGAGTGTTCTCTGCGGCGGAGTAGCGCCGTGTGGCTTGAGGAACGACTCGTCGGATTGTGCGGCTTCGGGGGTGAGCATTCCCTCCGCCTCGAGAAACCGCCTTACCAGCTCATGAACCTCGCGCACATCGTCGCGTTCAACCGCTTCGCATACCACCTTGGCGAACCCGAGCGCAAACCTTTCCTCTCTGGAAGAGGGAGTCACTCCCGCGGCCCGGAGCACTTCCACAGGATCATCGGGCAACTCGCTCCCGATCCGATAGCGGTCTTTTACGGCAACAACGGACAGGGGATAGCCGAGCATTGCCAAGATGAGGCGGCGGCGGTCCCGCTCGGGAAATCCGTCCAGATCCTCCACCTTGATCCTTGGGCCAAAGCGCCTGTGAAAAAACTCGATGAGAGCGACGGAATTCTCGATTGCATGGCGCTTTAAGGGGGCGGCGCACACCACAAAGCGCTTTGCCATGCGCGTCTCGATGCGCCGGTCCTCTACCAGATTGAGAACTCCTCCCTCCGGGAGTGAAAGCAGTTTCTCTATCGCTTGCGCGGCCTTTTCGTGGGATTTGTCGAGGGCCCGCACGACAGGGAGATAGGTGTAAAGGTAGTGCGCGAGCTCATGGGCGGCCACGGCGAAAGCGCTGTGGCGTCCGGTGTGCATTTCGGGGGCGAGACGATTCAGGGAGATGAGCATAAACCGCGGCGAAAAAGCGCCCCCGGAAAGCGCGGGAACATCCTCATACCCGAAACGCACTTCGAGACCCGTTTTCCGCTCGAGGAGGAATCCCAGGGCGCGTACATAACCCTGCAGTTCGCCCGTGCTCACCAGCAATGCGAAGTGAGCCTTCAGGATGTTGTGTACCGCTTTCGAAGCGCTGGGAAGCTCCCCGCGCTTGTCTGCCGGCACTTCAAGCAATGCTTGAACAATGCTCTCCAGTTTGCGAAAAACACGCCAAAAACGCGGGGAACTCCTCTGGGTAGCGGCCTTTTGAGCGGAAGCGAAAAGAGCGCGCAAAACGGCATCGAAAAGCACAAAGGATTCGAAAGAGGAATAATCCACGAATTCGAAGAGTTTTTTGCGCACCATATCGGGGAAGGGTTTTAGCTCATCGGATACGGTTTCAAGGACGGCGAGTGGGTCAGGGGTAGTGAGGTTTGTGCTAACCATATTCGACATATTCGATTCCCTCCTTTAAGTTTTCGGGGCGCTCAAAATGCGTTTAAAATGTGAGATCCGGTCCGCGCCGGGCGCGTTTTCTGGCGGTTCTCCCGGGGGAGCGTTTTGCATCGCTGGCTCGCGTGACATCGGTTGTATCATGCTTGGACCGTTCATGGCTCGGTTTCCCGCGGGGAGCTTCCTTGGGTGTTTGGAGTTCGGCGAGCATGGTGAGCATCATCTGGCGCAGGGCCTCCGTTCGTTCGGACCACTCGGGGTTGCCCGCGGTGCCGCCCGCAAGATAGGGGAAGATGCCCTCAAGGAACTTGCAGATGGCGCTGATGCGCTTCGAGGGGGAAAAGCCCTCGCTTTTGCCGGAGCGCTTCGCTTCCTCTTCCCAGGTGGCCAGCCCCTGCGCCACGCGCACCAGCATACGGGTGGAGAGTGGAAAGTCGAGATCGCCTTTGGCATACAGTTCCCGGGTGGCCAGCGCGAAGTCCACTAGGAACTTGGCTTCGTGTTCCTCAAGGCCCCAATCGGCGAGAATTTTTCGTTCTTCCTCCGGGGCGGGGTAGGGGACATGCAGGTGGATGACGAATCGGTCGAGCAGGGCCTCAGGGAGATCGCTCGTTCCGATCTGGCCGATGTTCGCCGCGGCGACGAACTTGAGGTTGCCCTTAGGGGCCTGGAGGGTTTCGCCGGTGAGGTGATTGTAAAGCACGAAGTGCTCGTCGTCGTAGTCGTTGATGGCCTCGATGAGGATGTTGAGCTGTTTCGGAGGCATTCGGTTCACCTCATCGAGGAAGAGAATCACCTTTTCGCCTTCGGCCGCTCCCCGGAAGGCCTGTGCGAGAGGACCGTCCACCCAGCGGGTGGATCCCCCGTCGAGAAGAAGCACCCCGAGAAAGTCCTCATCGCGCATGGATTCCTTGCAGGTCACCATTCGGATACGCCATCCGTGCTGGCGGGCGAGGTGTCGCACAAGGAAGGTTTTCCCCGAACCCGGCGGTCCGAAGAGGAGCATCGTTGGTGCCCCGAGGAAGTAAAGCGAAGCATCCCTGAGGATGCTTTCGTTGCGGTACTGCTTGAGTTCGGCCATAACCCGCGACCTCCTCTCTGGGATGCATTTGTTTCTCAGAAGGTAACCCTTTGAAACGGGTGTTCAGGCGGTTTTGTGCTGACTTGCGTACCCTCATGTACCCTCATTCCGCTCCTTTCGAATCCTACGGTGTAGGGCATGGTGCATGGAAGTGGATTCCCGACTCGCGCTCTTCCTCAGGTTTTTGCTTCTGAGGCGTGAGAATGGGCGAAGGCTCCGGCTGGTCCTTTTCTTCGACCTCGAATTTTATCACTATGCCCGAAAGGTCCGCATAACCCTCGGGTACAGACTCATCCGCGGAAAACCCGGCATTCATCCATAGACCGCCCGGGAGCACATCGGGATGACATTTGCGGTCAAACTCGCTGAAAAGCTTGGTCAAGCGGTAGTGATCTTTAGGGTTCACCCGGGGCCAACCTATGATTGTTTTGGCCCGGTCGAAATCCACACCGAACACCTCGCGATAAAGGGTTTCAAGTGCTTCGCGCTGATGAAGTGCCTGTTCGAAAATGGGTTCAATGTGAGTTTCCCACCGCAGGGGCACCAGTCGCTTAATGAATTCCTTGCGCCCGGTCTCGGAGAGAATGGCCACATCCCGCCAGTAGAGAAGCGGCAAACGACACCGCGCGAAGTAGTCCGCCTCAAACTGATTGGGAAAAACCAAGTAGTTCCCCCAAGGGAAGTCTTCTTCCCACGGGTTGCGGTAGAGAGGAAACATGTATGGTCTGACTTTGTTCTCGCCCGGGCGCTCCTCATTCCACTTGCGGTGGGGTACAACTCGGCTTATGGCGTCCCCATTAATGAGCACCAAGTGGCGTTCCCTTTCGTTAAAAACGCGTCGAAAGCCCTCAAAAATGGCGGGCATTTGCTCCGTGAGGTACTCAATGGCTTCCTCCTGGTGATCGCGCTTTTCGAGGTCTAAGTGGCGCAGGTTCAGGTCTTCCTTTCCCCACCACTCGAACACGAAGTGGCGCAATTTGTCCAGCTTGCTTCCCGCCAGAAACACATCGCCGTCAGCCATGGTGTGTACCAAGAGAGTGGCGAGAACAGCACTCTTGCCTTTTTCGCGCAGGATTTTGGTGTAGAGAGGGGATTCGAACTTGGCGTATGCAATGGGGCGTACATTGCTTTCGGCGGTGGTGAGGTAAACCTTACCGTCCCTGATGGACACGGCACGGATAATGGTGTAAGACATCGCATCCCTCCCTCCCATCCAGTATTTTGATCCTCGCATGCAAACTCTGTTGAAAAGAATAGCGCTTCACCCGCAACCACACCGGTTTTTGTAATGCGAAAGGCATCCTTGTCTTATCGGCGAAAGATTGTTAACATAAGTATTAACAAACTTACGCCAATAAAGGGAGGAGTGATGGTGATGAGGCGAGGGCATGATTCGGAGGGCGTGCAGGTTCGGATTCAAAGGGTGATTTTGTGGGCGCTTGCGGCCAGGGGGTTTTTCTCGCGGTATGTCTTCCATGGTGGATCGTGCCTCTACTTCTTCTATGAGAATGTGCGCTGGTCGGAGGACCTCGATTTCGTAAAGCATCGGGGTAATCCCGATCATCCGACAAAAGATCTCGCCGCGATAGAGGAGGCGCTGAGGGAAGCGGTGCGACTAATCCCTGTTTTCATCGAGGAAGTGGAATCCGCTGAAGTCAAGTGCCAGAAAAGGACGGGAGATGTCCTGCGGTTCATCGTGAAGGTCTCGGTGAGGGGCGAACGACGCAAAACCCGCGTCAATGTCGAGATCGCAGATGTCGCCGCCTACCGCATCATGGTGAAGCCTTTCGAGCAGGCTCTCATTGCGGTGGAAGATCCCCTCGAGATCCTTGCCGACAAGATGGTGGCGCTTGCGGCCCGGGCACATTCCTGGGGGGAACCTAAAGTACGCGATGTACTCGATCTCTACTTCCTGGGAGAAGGCAGGGGACTCCTGCGCCCGGAAACCCTCTCTGAAACCCTTGACATTCTTGTCGAACTCATCGTCCGCAAACTCAGGGACTATCGCCTGAGCGCGAGCGAATTTCAAAAGGGGACGGAACACCTCAAGAGGTGGCTCGACCGTCCTGAGACCCTTGAGGACCTCCGGGTAACCTTCATGAGGTATGCGCTTCCGTCGCATCGCGCAGGCGAGCTCGCAATGTATGTCTATTGCGAGCAGACTCTCCGTTTCGCAAAGAAAGCGCTTTCGGGAGGAGGACTGTTCGAGATCCTGCTCGAGAGGATGCGCACCATGGAAGCTGAATCCAGTAAACACTCGCGGAAGGTATCGTTTTCGCCGGGTTCTGCGCCCGTTCCTGGGTCCTGAAAAGAACACCGAAAAAGCGGAGAAACGGAGGAAAGATGCGATACAGGGAATGGATGGAGTTCGAAAAGATCCTCGGCGGCCGCCGGGTGTTTTCTTTCCGGGATCTCACCACATATTTCGGTGTAACCGGGCGGGCGAACCCGCGATCCCTGCGGGTGATTGCACATCGAGCGGTAAAGGATGGAATCCTGTGGCGCCTTTGCAAGGGGTGGTACGCCTTCGCGGACGACCTGCCGGATCCAGAGGAAGCCGCAGTCACCATTGCCTGGCCGGCCTATGTGAGCATGGAGCGGGCACTCTCTCTTGAGGGTGTTCTTTCGCAGGGAATCCACACCGTCACCATTATGACTCCGCGGGCGTGGCGTTCAAAAAGGTCTTTCACGCTCGAGTATCCCGACGGGACGAGATACCCGGTGGAGGTGCGCTTCCTCGGCAAAGCGCCGGCCGATCTCTTCGGCAAGGTGGCCCCGCCCGAAACGGCTCTTGCGGACCTCCTTTGCGTGCGCGGAGGGATTGAGGGAAGGTGGAGCTACCTGAGACAGATTGCGGGCGATATTTACTGGGATGAGGTGGACCTCGAGGAGCTCTTCCGGCGTCTCCGCAGTCATCC comes from Thermosulfurimonas sp. F29 and encodes:
- a CDS encoding AAA family ATPase, which translates into the protein MAELKQYRNESILRDASLYFLGAPTMLLFGPPGSGKTFLVRHLARQHGWRIRMVTCKESMRDEDFLGVLLLDGGSTRWVDGPLAQAFRGAAEGEKVILFLDEVNRMPPKQLNILIEAINDYDDEHFVLYNHLTGETLQAPKGNLKFVAAANIGQIGTSDLPEALLDRFVIHLHVPYPAPEEERKILADWGLEEHEAKFLVDFALATRELYAKGDLDFPLSTRMLVRVAQGLATWEEEAKRSGKSEGFSPSKRISAICKFLEGIFPYLAGGTAGNPEWSERTEALRQMMLTMLAELQTPKEAPRGKPSHERSKHDTTDVTRASDAKRSPGRTARKRARRGPDLTF
- a CDS encoding nucleotidyl transferase AbiEii/AbiGii toxin family protein; this translates as MRRGHDSEGVQVRIQRVILWALAARGFFSRYVFHGGSCLYFFYENVRWSEDLDFVKHRGNPDHPTKDLAAIEEALREAVRLIPVFIEEVESAEVKCQKRTGDVLRFIVKVSVRGERRKTRVNVEIADVAAYRIMVKPFEQALIAVEDPLEILADKMVALAARAHSWGEPKVRDVLDLYFLGEGRGLLRPETLSETLDILVELIVRKLRDYRLSASEFQKGTEHLKRWLDRPETLEDLRVTFMRYALPSHRAGELAMYVYCEQTLRFAKKALSGGGLFEILLERMRTMEAESSKHSRKVSFSPGSAPVPGS
- a CDS encoding vWA domain-containing protein; translation: MSNMVSTNLTTPDPLAVLETVSDELKPFPDMVRKKLFEFVDYSSFESFVLFDAVLRALFASAQKAATQRSSPRFWRVFRKLESIVQALLEVPADKRGELPSASKAVHNILKAHFALLVSTGELQGYVRALGFLLERKTGLEVRFGYEDVPALSGGAFSPRFMLISLNRLAPEMHTGRHSAFAVAAHELAHYLYTYLPVVRALDKSHEKAAQAIEKLLSLPEGGVLNLVEDRRIETRMAKRFVVCAAPLKRHAIENSVALIEFFHRRFGPRIKVEDLDGFPERDRRRLILAMLGYPLSVVAVKDRYRIGSELPDDPVEVLRAAGVTPSSREERFALGFAKVVCEAVERDDVREVHELVRRFLEAEGMLTPEAAQSDESFLKPHGATPPQRTLVSDDETLPSEPDESADLEALEQDLDETRLRIIDEAAESDARDERQSSSREAHLFLRWRAKDRHYERKLAEEHYFLRGKMPPHQLKERHKAVEEAYRRGVVAGRRVALTTERELSLNEDYDFDERGRRFDVRRYVRAVSAGTSRRDPRVFRVETPRGGGAPPPFTVDAVLDASGSMDGYPLEKGAELMAFLQGFAEGLAKQRIPVRFNLYATGTTFEGHGEKALILPLAEGGRERLLERLARIRTLANEGFSAYRECYEQNRPLILFVVTDGQFVAKECEALIGEIKENRTLTVGAYLFPEETNETAGDLIRSILAESLAKFHVRIAGSDLRQVEDFLKRTFCAFVEKVLRDPKHPPSPADLRGVQQTMMRRGPTMTLSV
- a CDS encoding sigma-70 family RNA polymerase sigma factor; this encodes MSAMSETKDVREVRRRTHQRIAFIRRGLAEARRLTGAPEDVPPLVLLREARRKGGRAATVAKRVLSLAWRVALDNRSLAASYIRKRLERNWVAHDLVWDDLEQVALLALMEAALHADPGKGTFTTIAWHYLRQKFDREVLRAGLLLKLPPQALEKRNGANGFVHWLKQRSPDLILRVENVLTGRGILRLSQPLYEDDQAPFETVFTGNGVSGGNGASGFDFGNNESDVSELLSDLRSDPEEEAAAREKRRIVALALRELPPRWREVILLRLEGCTLAEIGRKMGISRERVRQIEKRAVQRIRAKLRRTAVRCLERPSA